A single Dechloromonas denitrificans DNA region contains:
- a CDS encoding LysR family transcriptional regulator: MKTTLDEMQAFVAVVDQGSITAGAEEVGLTVSATSRTLGRLEEKLQTTLLRRTTRRLELTEEGAVFLENARAILASVDAAEEQLAARRMHPVGRLRVDAATPFMLHVIVPLLAGFYARYPQVELELNSNEGFTDLLEKRTDVAFRIGALKDSTLHARPVGSSRLRLLASPAYLQRHGAPTTPAELAGHVLLGFNQPDSLNDWPLRNDDGTTLRIKPTIASSSGETLRQIALAGLGIVCLSDFMTRHDQKDGQLLPLFAGQALDVRQPINAVYYRNTALASRITCFVDHVIDALGKDPFDV, from the coding sequence ATGAAAACCACCCTCGATGAAATGCAGGCCTTCGTCGCCGTTGTCGACCAGGGATCGATCACCGCCGGTGCGGAAGAGGTCGGGCTGACCGTCTCGGCGACCAGCCGCACCCTGGGCCGGCTGGAAGAAAAGCTGCAGACCACGCTGCTGCGGCGCACCACGCGGCGCCTGGAACTGACCGAGGAGGGGGCGGTCTTCCTGGAAAATGCCCGGGCCATCCTCGCCTCCGTGGACGCCGCCGAGGAACAGTTGGCGGCGCGCCGGATGCACCCGGTCGGGCGCCTGCGGGTCGATGCCGCCACGCCGTTCATGCTGCATGTGATCGTTCCGCTGCTCGCCGGGTTTTACGCCCGTTACCCGCAAGTCGAGCTGGAGTTGAACTCCAACGAAGGCTTTACCGACTTGCTCGAAAAGCGCACCGACGTCGCATTCCGCATCGGCGCGCTGAAGGATTCGACGCTGCATGCCCGCCCGGTCGGCAGCAGCCGTTTGCGCCTGCTCGCCAGCCCGGCTTACCTGCAACGGCACGGCGCCCCGACGACGCCGGCCGAACTGGCCGGGCATGTGCTGCTCGGCTTCAACCAGCCCGATTCGCTGAACGACTGGCCGCTGCGCAACGACGACGGCACTACCCTGCGCATCAAGCCGACGATTGCCTCATCGAGCGGCGAGACGCTCCGGCAGATCGCCCTGGCCGGCCTCGGCATCGTCTGCCTGTCGGACTTCATGACGCGCCACGATCAAAAAGACGGGCAATTGCTGCCCCTGTTCGCCGGGCAGGCCCTTGACGTGCGCCAGCCGATCAACGCCGTTTACTATCGCAATACGGCGCTCGCTTCGCGTATCACCTGTTTTGTCGATCACGTGATCGACGCACTGGGCAAAGATCCGTTCGACGTTTGA
- a CDS encoding alkene reductase gives MSDDPLFQPLTLGRLALPNRIVMPPMTRSRAAQPGDVPTALMAEYYAQRASAGLIVSEGTWISPLGKGYAWTPGIHTPAQIAGWRQVTDAVHAAGGRIFAQLWHVGRLSHCSLLDGQSPVSSSAIQAAGVNVFIAEADGQPAFVQASQPRALSVAEIQEIIGQFRQAARQALEAGFDGVELHAANGYLVNQFIDSNANARTDEYGGSLENRLRFLGEVAGALVEGTGDKSRVGIRLAPLTTLNGCVDADPESTYLAAARLLGEIGVAYIHIAEADWDDAPHMPVEFKRQLRAAFPGTLIYAGKYTAERARAALSEGWADLIAFGRPFVANPDLTERLRHGAPLAAPDRATLFGGGAHGLTDYPTLAAA, from the coding sequence ATGTCTGACGACCCGTTGTTTCAACCGCTGACGCTCGGCCGCCTGGCCCTGCCCAATCGTATCGTGATGCCGCCGATGACCCGCTCGCGCGCCGCCCAGCCGGGCGACGTGCCGACCGCGCTGATGGCCGAGTATTACGCACAGCGCGCCAGTGCCGGCCTGATCGTCAGCGAGGGCACCTGGATTTCGCCGCTCGGCAAGGGCTACGCCTGGACGCCGGGCATCCACACGCCGGCCCAGATCGCCGGCTGGCGCCAGGTGACCGACGCGGTGCACGCCGCCGGCGGGCGGATTTTTGCCCAGCTCTGGCACGTCGGCCGGCTGAGCCACTGCAGCCTGCTCGACGGCCAATCACCGGTTTCTTCGTCGGCGATCCAGGCGGCCGGTGTCAATGTCTTCATCGCCGAAGCGGATGGCCAACCGGCCTTCGTCCAGGCCTCGCAGCCACGGGCGCTGTCGGTCGCGGAAATCCAGGAAATCATCGGCCAGTTTCGCCAGGCGGCGCGCCAGGCGCTCGAAGCCGGTTTCGACGGCGTCGAGCTGCACGCGGCAAACGGCTATCTGGTCAACCAGTTCATCGACTCCAATGCCAACGCGCGGACCGATGAATACGGCGGTTCGCTGGAAAACCGCCTGCGCTTCCTCGGCGAAGTGGCCGGCGCGCTGGTTGAAGGGACCGGCGACAAGAGCCGCGTCGGGATTCGTCTCGCGCCATTGACCACGCTCAACGGCTGCGTCGATGCCGACCCGGAAAGCACCTACCTGGCCGCCGCCCGACTGCTCGGCGAAATCGGCGTGGCCTACATCCACATCGCCGAAGCCGACTGGGACGACGCGCCGCACATGCCGGTCGAATTCAAGCGGCAACTGCGTGCAGCCTTCCCCGGGACGTTGATCTACGCCGGCAAATACACCGCCGAACGGGCCCGCGCCGCACTAAGCGAAGGCTGGGCCGACCTGATCGCCTTCGGCCGCCCCTTCGTCGCCAACCCCGACCTGACCGAAAGGCTGCGTCATGGCGCGCCGCTCGCCGCGCCCGACCGCGCAACGCTGTTTGGTGGCGGCGCGCACGGCCTCACCGATTACCCGACGCTGGCCGCCGCCTGA
- the zwf gene encoding glucose-6-phosphate dehydrogenase codes for MSCTTESHAYVIFGATGNLATVKLLPALYQLHCLGYLAPDVKILGCGRTPHDRAGWRDAVRQLLATTASVAPNCLDEFIMRLDYLPGSLQDAAFYQTLAGWVGSGECARNVIFYLSVSPELYVPVTVGLATAGLLAEDNGWRRVVVEKPFGHDLQSARDLQHELNTHLGEEQIYRIDHYVGKESVQNLLVLRFANMILEPLWNRHYIDHVQITHAETVGVDGRASYYDRHGGATRDMIQSHLLQVLALLAMEPPVSLEAESLRDEKVKVLRSIRPVDVTQLASHAVRAQYAGYHQEAGITPGSHTETYAALKLHIDNWRWRDVPFYLRTGKCLKERRSMVAVRFREPPMQLFQGTGAASVHPNWLLIGIQPDDVVQIEISAKVPGAETRTRQIVMDATVGNPGERKADAYEDLLLDVIEGNRSLFLRYDEVKAAWNVVDPVMRAWEEDEQPPLQYPVGSWGPKAAGQIFGRADQEWRQDLGCNGKADGEA; via the coding sequence ATGAGCTGCACCACCGAGTCGCACGCCTACGTGATTTTCGGGGCGACCGGCAATCTGGCGACGGTCAAATTGCTGCCGGCGCTCTACCAGCTGCACTGCCTCGGCTACCTGGCACCCGACGTCAAGATCCTCGGCTGCGGCCGGACGCCGCATGACCGCGCCGGCTGGCGCGATGCCGTGCGGCAGTTGCTGGCGACGACCGCCAGCGTTGCGCCGAACTGCCTGGACGAGTTCATCATGCGCCTCGACTATCTGCCCGGTAGCCTGCAGGATGCCGCCTTCTACCAGACGCTGGCCGGCTGGGTGGGGAGCGGCGAATGCGCCCGCAACGTCATCTTCTACCTCTCGGTCAGCCCCGAGCTGTATGTCCCGGTGACCGTCGGGCTGGCCACGGCCGGCCTGCTCGCCGAAGACAACGGCTGGCGCCGGGTGGTCGTCGAAAAGCCCTTCGGCCACGACCTGCAATCGGCCCGCGACCTTCAGCACGAACTGAATACGCATCTCGGCGAAGAGCAGATTTACCGGATCGATCATTACGTCGGCAAGGAGTCGGTGCAGAACCTGCTGGTCCTGCGCTTCGCCAACATGATCCTGGAACCGCTGTGGAACCGCCATTACATCGACCACGTGCAAATCACCCATGCCGAAACCGTCGGCGTCGACGGACGCGCCAGCTATTACGACCGGCACGGCGGGGCGACGCGCGACATGATCCAGAGCCACCTGCTGCAGGTGCTCGCCCTGCTCGCCATGGAACCGCCGGTTTCGCTCGAAGCCGAGTCGCTGCGCGATGAAAAGGTCAAGGTGCTGCGCTCGATCCGCCCGGTGGACGTGACGCAACTGGCCAGCCACGCGGTGCGCGCCCAGTACGCCGGCTACCACCAGGAAGCCGGCATCACCCCGGGCAGCCATACCGAAACCTACGCGGCGCTCAAGCTCCATATCGACAACTGGCGCTGGCGCGACGTGCCCTTCTACCTGCGCACCGGCAAGTGCCTGAAAGAGCGCCGTTCGATGGTCGCCGTCCGTTTCCGCGAGCCGCCGATGCAGCTCTTTCAAGGCACCGGCGCGGCCAGCGTCCATCCCAACTGGTTGCTGATCGGCATTCAGCCGGACGATGTCGTGCAGATCGAAATTTCCGCCAAGGTGCCGGGCGCCGAAACACGTACCCGCCAGATCGTCATGGACGCCACCGTCGGCAACCCCGGCGAGCGCAAGGCCGACGCCTACGAGGATTTGCTGCTCGATGTCATCGAAGGCAACCGCTCGCTGTTCCTGCGCTACGACGAAGTCAAGGCGGCCTGGAATGTCGTCGATCCGGTGATGCGCGCCTGGGAGGAGGACGAGCAGCCGCCGCTGCAATACCCGGTGGGCAGCTGGGGGCCGAAGGCGGCCGGGCAGATCTTCGGCCGGGCCGACCAGGAATGGCGGCAAGACCTCGGCTGCAACGGCAAGGCCGACGGCGAAGCGTGA
- a CDS encoding hemolysin family protein — translation MDLALIFLLILVNGIFAMSEIAVVSSRKSRLQNLADDGSLGAQAALTLHQEPASFFSTIQVGITSVGILSGAIGEAAVADPLTAWLAGLPILAPYARTIALTITVVGLTYVSVVVGELVPKRLAMLAPEGIASLIARPMIMLARLTHPLVVILSGSCTAILRILGTRPKEEQPVTNDEINVLMEQGAEAGVFHESEQELVSNVLRLDEQRIAAIMTPRREMFVIDLDEDAETVRQRIVGTAYSRLVVCRDGLDNILGILQTGDLLKKALPGHCITTDDIESVLHPPLYVPETVTTTQLLENFRGARLQFALIVDEYGDVQGLVTLTDVLASIVGELSVPEAPEDRDMVQREDGSWLVDGDVGVERLKSVLDIDDDLPGEDERGFHTLGGFIMHTLGRIPSPADHFSAEGWRFEVMDMDGNRVDKVLVSALPDAPPT, via the coding sequence ATGGATCTAGCGCTGATTTTTCTCCTCATTCTCGTAAACGGCATATTTGCCATGTCCGAGATCGCCGTCGTTTCGTCCCGCAAGTCCAGACTGCAGAATCTGGCCGATGACGGCAGTTTGGGCGCCCAGGCGGCGCTCACCCTGCACCAGGAACCCGCCAGTTTCTTTTCGACCATCCAAGTCGGCATCACCTCGGTCGGCATCCTCAGCGGCGCCATCGGCGAAGCGGCGGTGGCCGATCCCCTGACCGCTTGGTTGGCCGGTCTGCCGATTCTCGCGCCCTACGCCAGAACCATCGCCTTGACGATCACCGTGGTCGGTCTGACCTACGTTTCCGTGGTGGTCGGCGAACTGGTGCCGAAACGCCTGGCGATGCTCGCCCCGGAAGGCATCGCCTCGCTGATCGCCCGACCGATGATCATGCTGGCCCGGCTTACCCATCCGCTGGTGGTGATCCTCTCCGGTTCCTGTACCGCCATCCTGCGCATCCTCGGCACCCGCCCGAAGGAAGAGCAGCCGGTCACCAACGACGAAATCAACGTGCTGATGGAACAGGGCGCCGAGGCCGGGGTCTTTCACGAGAGCGAGCAGGAACTGGTTTCCAACGTGCTGCGCCTCGACGAACAGCGGATCGCCGCGATCATGACGCCGCGTCGCGAGATGTTCGTGATCGACCTCGACGAAGACGCGGAAACCGTCCGCCAACGCATCGTCGGCACCGCATACTCCCGGCTGGTGGTCTGCCGCGACGGCCTGGACAACATCCTCGGCATCCTGCAAACCGGCGATCTGCTGAAGAAAGCCCTACCCGGCCACTGCATCACGACGGACGACATCGAATCGGTCCTGCATCCGCCGCTATACGTGCCGGAAACGGTCACCACCACGCAACTGCTGGAAAATTTCCGCGGCGCCCGCCTGCAGTTCGCCTTGATCGTCGATGAGTACGGCGACGTGCAAGGCCTGGTCACGCTGACCGACGTTCTCGCGTCGATCGTCGGCGAGCTGTCGGTGCCCGAAGCGCCGGAGGATCGCGACATGGTGCAGCGCGAGGATGGTTCCTGGCTGGTCGATGGCGACGTCGGCGTCGAGCGCCTGAAATCCGTCCTCGACATCGACGACGATCTGCCGGGCGAAGACGAGCGCGGCTTTCACACGCTGGGCGGTTTCATCATGCACACCCTGGGCCGCATTCCATCGCCGGCCGATCACTTCAGCGCCGAAGGCTGGCGCTTCGAGGTGATGGACATGGATGGCAACCGGGTCGACAAGGTGCTGGTCTCGGCGCTGCCCGATGCCCCGCCGACCTGA
- a CDS encoding HEAT repeat domain-containing protein — MSTIDLDPEVEAVLPLLNDPDPAVRRVGLLQIADFADESPQLFVAATGDVDAGVRLDAARALEGNADPAAVRALAGLLTDADQEVVAAAAESLGEILDPAAGPVLIDLLGQAVGEARAALLAALRKLRQPGALAQALALSEDASSNVRREAVGVLAYLKDPAALPALERRVENDGDPEVRRIAVGALSFAGDAAVLPVLGRALRDSDWQVRQEAAVTLGKLLRPESVAMLIAALDDPAWEVRLKAANVLGKLKATTALPALIGALAHPVSNLRKEAAGALGAIGDRAAIPALQKTATEDRDIDVSKTARRALEALQS, encoded by the coding sequence ATGAGCACCATCGATCTCGACCCCGAAGTCGAAGCCGTCTTGCCGTTGCTCAATGATCCCGATCCGGCTGTGCGCCGGGTCGGCCTGTTGCAGATCGCCGATTTTGCCGACGAGTCGCCGCAACTGTTCGTGGCGGCGACCGGCGATGTCGATGCCGGCGTCCGTCTGGACGCCGCCCGGGCGCTGGAAGGCAATGCCGATCCGGCGGCAGTCCGGGCGCTGGCCGGATTGTTGACAGACGCCGATCAGGAAGTCGTCGCTGCCGCCGCCGAATCGCTCGGCGAAATCCTCGATCCGGCCGCCGGGCCGGTGCTGATCGACTTGCTCGGCCAGGCCGTCGGCGAGGCGAGGGCCGCCTTGCTTGCCGCCCTGCGCAAATTGCGCCAGCCCGGCGCGTTGGCGCAGGCTCTGGCTTTATCCGAAGACGCCTCGAGCAATGTCCGCCGCGAAGCGGTCGGCGTGCTGGCTTATTTGAAAGACCCGGCAGCCCTGCCGGCCCTGGAGCGGCGTGTTGAAAACGACGGCGATCCGGAAGTCCGTCGCATCGCCGTCGGTGCCCTGTCGTTTGCCGGCGATGCTGCGGTGCTGCCCGTCCTCGGGCGGGCACTGCGGGACAGCGACTGGCAGGTCCGTCAGGAGGCGGCCGTGACGCTCGGCAAGCTGCTTCGGCCGGAGTCCGTCGCCATGCTGATTGCGGCGCTCGACGACCCGGCCTGGGAGGTCAGGCTGAAAGCGGCCAACGTCCTCGGCAAGCTGAAAGCCACCACCGCGCTGCCGGCGCTGATTGGCGCGCTGGCGCATCCGGTCAGCAACCTGCGCAAGGAGGCTGCCGGCGCGCTGGGGGCGATTGGCGACCGGGCGGCAATTCCGGCCCTGCAAAAAACCGCAACTGAAGACCGCGATATCGATGTGAGCAAAACGGCCCGCCGGGCTCTGGAAGCGCTTCAGTCATAA
- a CDS encoding MFS transporter — protein sequence MPPALLALTLAAFAIGTTEFVIVGLIPTIAADLGITLPSAGLLVSLYALSVAVSAPLLTALTGKVPRKPLLLGLMALFTVGNLIAWQAPGYGTLITARVLTGLAHGVFFSVGSIIATGLVPREKAASAIATMFSGMTVAFVTSIPLGTFIGQRFGWPATFLAVSAFGLLALLGAWAFVPKSIAHTPPAPLLRQMRVLLQPRLLLVYAMTAVGYGGSLIAFTFLAPILQDIAGFTPEMVGVVLLAYGVSVAIGNVWGGRLADRLGAVAALKTIFLLLAAVLLVLTFTAPHQWLVVLTVLAWGAVAFGNVPALQVYVVQQAEKVAPDAVDVAAGFNIAAFNIGVAGGSWVGSLVVGHLGLGHTSWIAALVTLGAFGLTVLSGRLDDGGVPVLRPAEA from the coding sequence ATGCCCCCCGCACTACTTGCCTTGACTCTGGCCGCCTTCGCCATCGGCACCACCGAGTTCGTCATCGTCGGCTTGATCCCGACCATCGCCGCCGACCTCGGCATCACCCTGCCCTCGGCCGGCCTGCTGGTCAGCCTGTATGCGCTGAGCGTCGCCGTCAGTGCGCCGCTGCTCACCGCGCTGACCGGCAAGGTGCCGCGCAAACCGTTGCTGCTCGGCCTGATGGCGCTGTTCACCGTGGGCAACCTGATCGCCTGGCAGGCGCCCGGCTACGGCACCTTGATCACGGCGCGCGTGCTGACCGGGCTGGCGCACGGCGTCTTTTTCTCGGTCGGCTCGATCATCGCGACCGGCCTGGTGCCGCGGGAAAAGGCGGCGAGCGCCATCGCCACGATGTTCAGCGGCATGACCGTGGCCTTCGTCACCAGCATTCCGCTCGGCACCTTCATCGGCCAGCGCTTCGGCTGGCCGGCCACCTTCCTCGCCGTATCGGCCTTCGGGCTGCTGGCCTTGCTCGGTGCCTGGGCCTTCGTCCCGAAGTCGATCGCCCATACGCCGCCGGCCCCGCTGCTGCGGCAAATGCGCGTACTGCTGCAACCGCGCCTGCTGTTGGTCTATGCGATGACCGCGGTGGGCTACGGCGGTTCGCTGATCGCCTTCACCTTCCTGGCGCCCATCCTGCAGGATATCGCCGGCTTCACGCCGGAGATGGTCGGCGTGGTGCTGCTCGCCTACGGCGTTTCGGTCGCCATCGGCAACGTCTGGGGCGGCCGCCTGGCCGACCGCCTGGGTGCGGTCGCCGCCCTGAAGACCATCTTCCTGCTGCTCGCCGCCGTGCTGCTGGTGCTGACCTTCACCGCGCCGCACCAGTGGCTGGTCGTGCTGACCGTGTTAGCCTGGGGTGCGGTGGCCTTTGGCAACGTGCCGGCCCTGCAGGTGTACGTGGTGCAGCAAGCCGAAAAGGTCGCGCCGGACGCTGTCGATGTCGCCGCGGGGTTCAACATCGCCGCCTTCAACATCGGCGTGGCGGGCGGTTCCTGGGTCGGTTCGCTGGTCGTCGGTCATCTTGGCCTGGGGCATACGTCGTGGATCGCCGCGCTGGTGACGCTCGGCGCCTTCGGCCTGACGGTGCTGAGCGGACGCCTGGACGACGGCGGCGTGCCCGTACTGCGGCCGGCCGAAGCCTGA
- the dkgB gene encoding 2,5-didehydrogluconate reductase DkgB: protein MNIPSFGVGTFRLTGQTVIDSVRNALDLGYRAVDTAQIYGNEAEVGQAIAESSVARDQLFITTKIWRDNYAKDKLLPSLRDSLHKLRTDYVDLTLIHWPAPGGPVGLPEYMAALAEAKALGLTRQIGISNFNIELTRQAIAVVGRDAIATNQIELSPYLQNRKLAAFLKEQGIAVTSYMTLAYGKVLEDPVLHAIAAKHQATPAQVALAWALQLGYAVIPSSTKRQNLASNLLARDLQLDAGDLAKIAALERNGREIDPKGLAPEWD, encoded by the coding sequence ATGAACATTCCATCCTTCGGCGTCGGCACCTTCCGCCTGACTGGCCAGACCGTCATCGACTCGGTACGCAACGCGCTCGATCTCGGCTATCGCGCCGTCGATACCGCCCAGATCTACGGCAACGAAGCCGAGGTCGGCCAGGCCATTGCCGAGAGCAGCGTGGCGCGCGATCAACTGTTCATCACCACCAAGATCTGGCGGGACAACTACGCCAAAGACAAGCTGCTGCCGAGCCTGCGCGACAGCCTGCACAAGCTGCGTACCGACTACGTCGATCTGACCCTGATCCACTGGCCGGCGCCGGGCGGCCCGGTCGGACTGCCCGAGTACATGGCCGCGCTGGCCGAAGCCAAGGCGCTCGGCCTGACCCGCCAAATCGGCATTTCCAACTTCAATATCGAATTGACCCGGCAGGCCATCGCGGTGGTCGGCAGGGATGCCATCGCCACCAACCAGATCGAGCTCAGCCCTTACCTGCAAAACCGCAAACTGGCGGCCTTTCTCAAGGAACAGGGCATCGCCGTTACCTCGTACATGACCCTGGCCTATGGCAAGGTGCTCGAGGATCCGGTGCTCCACGCAATTGCCGCCAAGCACCAGGCCACCCCGGCGCAGGTTGCGCTGGCCTGGGCGCTGCAACTCGGCTACGCGGTGATCCCGTCGTCCACCAAGCGTCAAAACCTGGCCAGCAACCTGCTCGCCCGCGATCTGCAGCTCGACGCCGGCGATCTGGCGAAGATTGCCGCCCTTGAGCGCAACGGCCGCGAAATCGACCCCAAGGGCCTGGCCCCGGAATGGGACTGA
- a CDS encoding ferredoxin family protein: MSTTIEKQHAVSIIVNHDKCIADKGCRICIDVCPTDILILDAGDGKVKMAYDECWYCLPCEHDCPTKAIKVEIPYLLR, encoded by the coding sequence ATGAGCACCACCATTGAAAAACAACACGCCGTTTCGATCATCGTCAATCACGACAAATGCATCGCCGACAAGGGCTGCCGCATCTGCATCGACGTCTGCCCGACCGATATCCTGATCCTCGACGCCGGCGACGGCAAGGTCAAGATGGCCTACGACGAGTGCTGGTATTGCCTGCCTTGCGAGCACGATTGCCCGACCAAGGCGATCAAGGTCGAAATCCCCTATCTGTTGCGCTGA
- the pgl gene encoding 6-phosphogluconolactonase, which yields MLPVDTRILADPEALASTACRLIGDAAQEAIQQRGVFRLVLAGGNTPNRTYRRLATTRQQWAAWEIYWGDERCLPADHPQRNSGQAQRAWLAEVPIPPGQIHPIPAERGGAAAAAIYARLIGDRQPFDLVLLGMGEDGHTAGLFPGTADDDAPVIAVHEAPKPPAERVSLNFHTLRASRRQLVLVSGSEKAAAVAVWQQGEQLPIARATSSHACLLLDAPAARSAGLATSLI from the coding sequence ATGCTGCCGGTCGACACCCGCATCCTCGCCGATCCCGAAGCGCTGGCCAGCACGGCCTGCCGGCTGATCGGCGACGCGGCGCAGGAGGCCATCCAGCAGCGCGGCGTCTTTCGCCTGGTGCTGGCCGGCGGCAACACGCCCAACCGGACCTATCGACGGCTGGCCACGACCCGGCAGCAGTGGGCCGCCTGGGAAATTTACTGGGGCGACGAACGCTGCCTGCCGGCCGACCATCCGCAGAGAAACTCCGGCCAGGCCCAACGCGCCTGGCTGGCCGAAGTGCCGATCCCGCCCGGGCAGATTCACCCGATTCCGGCCGAACGAGGGGGCGCTGCGGCGGCAGCGATCTATGCCCGGCTGATCGGCGACCGCCAGCCGTTCGATCTGGTGCTGCTCGGCATGGGCGAAGACGGCCATACCGCCGGCCTGTTTCCCGGCACCGCAGACGACGACGCGCCAGTGATTGCCGTGCACGAAGCGCCGAAACCGCCGGCCGAGCGCGTCAGCCTCAACTTTCACACCCTGCGCGCCAGCCGCCGGCAGCTGGTCCTGGTCAGCGGTAGCGAAAAAGCGGCGGCCGTGGCCGTTTGGCAGCAAGGCGAGCAACTGCCCATCGCCCGCGCGACAAGCAGCCATGCCTGTTTGCTGCTCGATGCCCCGGCCGCCCGCTCGGCCGGCCTCGCGACATCGCTGATCTGA
- a CDS encoding 4Fe-4S binding protein, producing MTRPPAFPLAEFRQQSGNSAEGWLQRLGNTLQQRQDVIRCIQWVFVGAYYFLLVVPAVLPQPTGRAEVFSSLAGWAEIIFWGVWWPGVILGTMLFGQFWCGVFCPDGALSELVSRHGRGGKIPAWVRWGGWPLLGFSLIVTYEHLVNAYQAPRAILLSLGGASLLALLCGYFLGRGKRVWCRYLCPVSSIFSLLARCAIFHFKVDRQAWDAAPKPLPRTVDCPPLLDVRRLRSNEKCSMCGRCSGHRNAVVLSCRAPGREVISLDPADIRLADAFAICAVLIGLCYGLAHGSDGLVAGILQPAGWFGNGLALLGSLLTALLIGGTVALMLWVSGGRRAIVACHLAYSLIPLAGCGVFLGALEHAFLLLKEADFSIAFWAEGIRLCVVLGGAVWSWLLGKLILQRWYSHKASWYRVAHGSLLLFLSMLYQFTP from the coding sequence ATGACGCGCCCGCCAGCCTTTCCCCTAGCCGAATTTCGACAGCAATCGGGGAACTCGGCCGAGGGCTGGCTGCAACGGCTCGGCAACACCTTGCAGCAGCGGCAGGATGTGATCCGGTGCATCCAGTGGGTGTTTGTCGGCGCCTATTATTTTCTGCTCGTCGTCCCGGCTGTCCTGCCGCAGCCGACCGGTCGCGCCGAGGTTTTTTCCTCTCTGGCCGGGTGGGCCGAAATCATTTTTTGGGGTGTCTGGTGGCCGGGCGTCATTCTCGGCACGATGCTGTTCGGGCAATTCTGGTGCGGCGTTTTCTGTCCGGACGGCGCGTTGAGCGAGTTGGTCAGCCGGCATGGTCGAGGCGGCAAGATCCCCGCCTGGGTTCGCTGGGGCGGCTGGCCTCTGCTCGGCTTTTCGCTGATCGTGACTTACGAGCATCTGGTCAACGCCTATCAGGCGCCGCGGGCCATTCTCCTGTCGCTCGGCGGGGCCTCCCTGCTGGCCCTGCTTTGCGGCTATTTCCTGGGGCGCGGCAAACGGGTCTGGTGTCGCTATCTATGCCCGGTGAGCAGCATCTTTTCGCTACTGGCCCGTTGCGCAATCTTTCACTTCAAGGTCGACCGGCAAGCGTGGGATGCCGCGCCCAAACCCTTGCCGCGCACCGTCGATTGTCCGCCGCTGCTCGATGTCCGGCGCCTGCGCAGCAACGAAAAGTGCAGCATGTGTGGCCGCTGCAGCGGGCATCGCAACGCCGTCGTGCTGTCTTGTCGGGCGCCAGGCCGAGAAGTCATCAGCCTTGATCCGGCCGATATTCGTCTGGCTGATGCATTTGCCATTTGCGCGGTATTGATTGGCCTTTGCTACGGCTTGGCGCACGGCAGCGATGGCCTGGTTGCCGGTATCTTGCAGCCGGCCGGGTGGTTCGGTAATGGCCTTGCTCTTCTTGGCAGCTTGCTGACCGCCTTGCTGATTGGCGGCACCGTTGCCTTGATGCTCTGGGTGTCCGGCGGGCGGCGCGCCATCGTTGCCTGCCATCTGGCCTATAGCCTGATTCCGCTAGCCGGTTGCGGGGTGTTTCTCGGTGCCTTGGAGCATGCCTTCCTGTTGCTCAAGGAGGCTGATTTTTCAATTGCTTTCTGGGCCGAGGGGATCCGTCTATGCGTCGTCCTCGGGGGGGCGGTATGGTCCTGGTTATTGGGCAAGCTGATCCTGCAGCGCTGGTATTCGCACAAGGCCAGCTGGTACCGGGTTGCCCATGGCTCGCTGTTGCTGTTTCTCTCGATGCTCTATCAATTCACTCCTTGA